TCAGGTGGATTTAGCTTCTACGATGCCTTAAACCATTCTTTTACTACAATGGCAACAGGCGGGTTCTCTACATTTAACAGCAGTGCAGCAGAATTTACTCCATACATCCAATATATCCTGATTGTTTTTATGTTTTTTGCAGGAACCAACTTTACATTAACGTATTTTGGGTTTCACGGTAAGCTAAGAAAGATATGGGAAAATGAAGAATTTCGTTTTTATACATTGATGATCACCGTAGTAACGGCAATCCTTACAACAGTTGTTTATCTTTCAGGTTGGTCCAATAGCGATTTTGAACAGTCATTCAGGGATGTACTATTCCAAACAGTCTCAATAATTACTACAACAGGATTTGTTTCGGTCGATTACACACTGTGGCCACCATTGGTTATGATGGTGATATTTTTACTGATGTTCGTTGGAGCATCTGCAGGATCGACTGCCGGAGGTGTGAAAATTGTTCGACACATCATTCTGATAAAAAATGCTTTTAAGAGCTTTAAACGTCAACTACACCCGAAAGCCATTATCCCTGTACGATTAAACGGAAAAGCAGTTAACGAAAGTGTTGTTTATACTGTCCTTGCATTCATGATGGTTTATATTATGACTTATACTACCGGCGTAATTATTTTAACAGCCTTAGGTGTTGATTTTCTGACTGCCCTGGGTGCAGTTGCAACATCGCTGGGTAATATCGGTCCGGGAATAGGAAACGTTGGACCTGTCGATAATTTCGCCCACCTTTCAGCAAGCGTAAAATGGATATTATCCTTTTTCATGCTTATCGGTCGTCTGGAATTATTCACAGTACTGATGCTTTTCACTCCCTACTTCTGGCGTAGAATGCATTAATTTGAAGTATTTAGTAGATCATTGAATCATTAAATCATTAGATCACTGAATCACTGAATCATTGTATCATTAACTCATTAACAAGGGCACCATTTCGCGTGTTCCGTTATAGTCTTTTAGTCTATATATTTTCACAATACGGCTGTGGGGTCTTTTTTTATTCAAAAAAAGCCTCCTCGTCCTTTTGTTCAATATATATAGCCTTCAAAGAGCTGCCACTTCACCCGCGGGTGCAAAACCAGGAGAAAACGGATCAAGTTCATTTTCTGGGGAGTCTTAAAAAATCAGGCATAAAGTTTACATAATCTGAACAGGAAAAATAGGATATCTTTCACTCCTCTAAATTGCCTTCTAAACTCTTTAATTCTGGCATTGAAAGATTCTGCAGAAGCATGTTAGTTAGTCTACACCTC
This genomic window from Bacteroidota bacterium contains:
- a CDS encoding TrkH family potassium uptake protein codes for the protein MMSSRFNFSLVFRFLSKLLMFNGAFMLLCLSASIYYNEPEDYIPLSLSGVITILFGLLIYFVAKRYNIRSEMTKRDGYLIVTFGWVLMTFSGSLPYILSGTITDFSSAVFETISGYSTTGASVLTDIESVNKDILLWRSLTQWIGGMGIIVLTVAILPILGIGGMQLFVAEAPGISPDKLQPRIKDTARRLWIIYVSLTAVETVLLMSGGFSFYDALNHSFTTMATGGFSTFNSSAAEFTPYIQYILIVFMFFAGTNFTLTYFGFHGKLRKIWENEEFRFYTLMITVVTAILTTVVYLSGWSNSDFEQSFRDVLFQTVSIITTTGFVSVDYTLWPPLVMMVIFLLMFVGASAGSTAGGVKIVRHIILIKNAFKSFKRQLHPKAIIPVRLNGKAVNESVVYTVLAFMMVYIMTYTTGVIILTALGVDFLTALGAVATSLGNIGPGIGNVGPVDNFAHLSASVKWILSFFMLIGRLELFTVLMLFTPYFWRRMH